A stretch of Macadamia integrifolia cultivar HAES 741 chromosome 7, SCU_Mint_v3, whole genome shotgun sequence DNA encodes these proteins:
- the LOC122084597 gene encoding J domain-containing protein required for chloroplast accumulation response 1-like isoform X1: MERFSYRDHILSGLGHSSPRTSFGDPGSLSKNPSRNSDLDFSDVFGGPPRHSSVHGMRHSLGNTQDSYENGVESEEEEKVLVSRSSWSVLREKPVFGEEGLVRRRYPSANFLDDIFRGDQSSSSTPRKPDRDPFSSTQASRILSPVCPASKPDQHFGPSSLPRQLSLPSKLAKGMEFPVSSTSTSRSSYRSKDGAQNSGFPSSPCAFTARVSNQVILQGQEDLKIDARPCYRQSPLSHEFPLSSGESSKAIRCGNEEKREHREKGSIRSEMHEQQCHFSIYKWASKGVLAMPFRGGNSSSSKERGSGLSRSRLKERGKIKIVASELSNDIPSLNDNTSSVDSSFHIKCENQGSTLVLNSVAADRMDSFGFNEKSGSPKPDIEPPQRLGNITTVVPHSLTIQKEVEAFSGVSSSSPGKGLRGGIKKEANVSKKEKGKAELKSLRSLLYENSDGQGKDGMVRRAEGKEDKSGRVETIGKSSGNIAGGMRLEIQDKRKISDLASNSGLQGSGENARDNFVGNKLKGKIKEFVKIFNQEAPPNNVTNVGTQDYRWKKKGTSGADDAARVSATKADGKKNVNNLNMDKTMTNGQTVVDQTLEQPEKSHFILNNRTHKAYNTSSGLTGISVSSYETIPASFKAPLVNVEEYHHEDLLGSYLVKESSANQNRQQQTAEYCEEIQISEARIRQWSNGKETNIRALLSTLQYVRNLETPSPTKQGVLWPESGWKPVPLVDIIEGNSVKKAYQKALLCLHPDKLQQKGVAPQQKYVAEKVYDILQDAWTHFNSLSTF; the protein is encoded by the exons ATGGAGAGATTTTCTTATAGAGATCATATTCTGTCTGGATTGGGGCACAGTAGTCCACGGACATCATTCGGTGACCCTGGTTCTTTATCAAAGAACCCATCCAGAAACTCTGATTTGGATTTCAGTGACGTATTTGGTGGCCCCCCaaggcattcttcagtccatgGAATGCGGCACAGCCTTGGTAATACTCAAGATTCCTACGAAAATGGAGTGGAaagtgaggaagaagaaaaagtactTGTCTCTAGGAGTTCGTGGTCTGTTCTGAGAGAGAAGCCAGTTTTTGGTGAGGAAGGTCTTGTCCGGAGGAGATACCCAAGTGCTAATTTCTTGGACGATATTTTTAGAGGTGACCAGTCTTCAAGCTCAACTCCTAGGAAGCCTGATCGGGATCCTTTCTCTTCAACACAAGCTTCTAGGATCCTAAGCCCTGTCTGCCCGGCATCTAAACCTGATCAACATTTTGGCCCCTCATCACTCCCTAGACAGCTCAG CCTTCCTTCAAAATTGGCAAAAGGGATGGAATTTCCGGTTTCCAGTACTTCTACTAGTCGTAGTTCTTATAGAAGCAAGGATGGTGCTCAAAATTCTGGTTTTCCATCTTCCCCATGTGCTTTCACAGCTAGAGTTTCAAACCAAGTGATCCTGCAGGGACAAGAGGATTTGAAAATTGATGCTCGGCCCTGTTATCGCCAGAGTCCTTTATCACATGAGTTTCCTCTTAGCAGTGGGGAGTCATCCAAAGCCATCAGATGTGGTAATGAGGAAAAAAGGGAACACCGGGAGAAAGGTTCAATTCGTTCAGAAATGCATGAGCAACAATGTCACTTTTCTATATACAAATGGGCAAGCAAAGGAGTATTAGCGATGCCCTTTAGGGGAGGAAATAGTTCAAGCTCAAAAGAGAGGGGTAGTGGTTTGAGTAGGTCAAGATTAAAAGAAAGGGGCAAAATTAAGATTGTAGCAAGTgaattatctaatgatattCCCTCTCTAAATGATAATACATCATCCGTGGACAGCTCGTTTCACATTAAATGTGAAAATCAAGGCAGTACTCTGGTTCTTAATTCAGTTGCTGCAGATAGAATGGATTCATTTGGGTTTAATGAGAAATCTGGATCTCCCAAACCTGATATAGAACCGCCTCAAAGGCTTGGGAATATTACCACAGTGGTCCCTCATAGCCTCACTATTCAGAAAGAAGTAGAAGCTTTTTCAGGTGTCTCTAGTTCTTCACCTGGCAAAGGTTTACGTGGAGGCATAAAGAAAGAGGCTAATgtttccaagaaagaaaaaggcaaaGCTGAATTAAAATCTTTACGTTCATTGTTGTATGAAAATTCTGATGGACAAG GGAAGGATGGGATGGTAAGACGGGCTGAAGGGAAAGAAGACAAAAGTGGCAGAGTTGAAACCATTGGTAAATCATCTGGAAATATTGCTGGTGGTATGAGGTTGGAGAtacaagataaaagaaaaatctcggATCTTGCATCTAACAGTGGCTTGCAAGGTTCAGGGGAGAATGCAAGAGACAATTTTGTAGGGAATAAATTAAAGGGAAAGATAAAAGAAtttgtcaaaattttcaatcaagAAGCTCCTCCAAACAACGTAACTAATGTTGGCACTCAAGATTATAGATGGAAAAAGAAGGGCACAAGTGGAGCAGATGATGCAGCACGTGTTTCTGCAACCAAGGCagatgggaaaaagaatgtGAACAATTTGAACATGGACAAAACAATGACAAATGGGCAGACAGTG GTAGATCAAACTCTGGAACAACCAGAGAAGTCACATTTTATCTTGAACAACCGCACCCATAAAGCTTACAATACTTCCTCTGGATTGACCGGTATCTCAGTGTCATCCTATG AAACTATTCCGGCAAGTTTTAAGGCACCACTTGTGAATGTAGAGGAATATCATCATGAAGATCTTCTAGGCAGCTACCTG GTGAAAGAATCATCTGCTAACCAGAACAGACAACAACAAACTGCTGAATATTGTGAAGAAATCCAG ATTTCAGAAGCCAGAATACGGCAGTGGTCAAAtggaaaggaaacaaatatcCGTGCACTGCTTTCAACTTTGCAATAT gttcgaaacttggaaacacCCTCTCCTACAAAGCAGGGG GTTCTTTGGCCTGAGAGTGGATGGAAGCCTGTTCCCCTTGTAGATATAATTGAAGGAAATTCTGTGAAGAAAGCCTATCAAAAAGCATTACTGTGCCTGCACCCAGACAAGCTACAACAGAAAGGTGTTGCACCCCAGCAAAAATACGTTGCAGAAAAGGTCTATGACATTTTGCAG GATGCATGGACTCATTTCAATTCACTGAGTACATTTTGA
- the LOC122084597 gene encoding J domain-containing protein required for chloroplast accumulation response 1-like isoform X3: MERFSYRDHILSGLGHSSPRTSFGDPGSLSKNPSRNSDLDFSDVFGGPPRHSSVHGMRHSLGNTQDSYENGVESEEEEKVLVSRSSWSVLREKPVFGEEGLVRRRYPSANFLDDIFRGDQSSSSTPRKPDRDPFSSTQASRILSPVCPASKPDQHFGPSSLPRQLSLPSKLAKGMEFPVSSTSTSRSSYRSKDGAQNSGFPSSPCAFTARVSNQVILQGQEDLKIDARPCYRQSPLSHEFPLSSGESSKAIRCGNEEKREHREKGSIRSEMHEQQCHFSIYKWASKGVLAMPFRGGNSSSSKERGSGLSRSRLKERGKIKIVASELSNDIPSLNDNTSSVDSSFHIKCENQGSTLVLNSVAADRMDSFGFNEKSGSPKPDIEPPQRLGNITTVVPHSLTIQKEVEAFSGVSSSSPGKGLRGGIKKEANVSKKEKGKAELKSLRSLLYENSDGQGKDGMVRRAEGKEDKSGRVETIGKSSGNIAGGMRLEIQDKRKISDLASNSGLQGSGENARDNFVGNKLKGKIKEFVKIFNQEAPPNNVTNVGTQDYRWKKKGTSGADDAARVSATKADGKKNVNNLNMDKTMTNGQTVVDQTLEQPEKSHFILNNRTHKAYNTSSGLTGISVSSYETIPASFKAPLVNVEEYHHEDLLGSYLVKESSANQNRQQQTAEYCEEIQISEARIRQWSNGKETNIRALLSTLQYVRNLETPSPTKQGVRLHTFAPPRSCSSGSLCIGTLYVFFLTK, translated from the exons ATGGAGAGATTTTCTTATAGAGATCATATTCTGTCTGGATTGGGGCACAGTAGTCCACGGACATCATTCGGTGACCCTGGTTCTTTATCAAAGAACCCATCCAGAAACTCTGATTTGGATTTCAGTGACGTATTTGGTGGCCCCCCaaggcattcttcagtccatgGAATGCGGCACAGCCTTGGTAATACTCAAGATTCCTACGAAAATGGAGTGGAaagtgaggaagaagaaaaagtactTGTCTCTAGGAGTTCGTGGTCTGTTCTGAGAGAGAAGCCAGTTTTTGGTGAGGAAGGTCTTGTCCGGAGGAGATACCCAAGTGCTAATTTCTTGGACGATATTTTTAGAGGTGACCAGTCTTCAAGCTCAACTCCTAGGAAGCCTGATCGGGATCCTTTCTCTTCAACACAAGCTTCTAGGATCCTAAGCCCTGTCTGCCCGGCATCTAAACCTGATCAACATTTTGGCCCCTCATCACTCCCTAGACAGCTCAG CCTTCCTTCAAAATTGGCAAAAGGGATGGAATTTCCGGTTTCCAGTACTTCTACTAGTCGTAGTTCTTATAGAAGCAAGGATGGTGCTCAAAATTCTGGTTTTCCATCTTCCCCATGTGCTTTCACAGCTAGAGTTTCAAACCAAGTGATCCTGCAGGGACAAGAGGATTTGAAAATTGATGCTCGGCCCTGTTATCGCCAGAGTCCTTTATCACATGAGTTTCCTCTTAGCAGTGGGGAGTCATCCAAAGCCATCAGATGTGGTAATGAGGAAAAAAGGGAACACCGGGAGAAAGGTTCAATTCGTTCAGAAATGCATGAGCAACAATGTCACTTTTCTATATACAAATGGGCAAGCAAAGGAGTATTAGCGATGCCCTTTAGGGGAGGAAATAGTTCAAGCTCAAAAGAGAGGGGTAGTGGTTTGAGTAGGTCAAGATTAAAAGAAAGGGGCAAAATTAAGATTGTAGCAAGTgaattatctaatgatattCCCTCTCTAAATGATAATACATCATCCGTGGACAGCTCGTTTCACATTAAATGTGAAAATCAAGGCAGTACTCTGGTTCTTAATTCAGTTGCTGCAGATAGAATGGATTCATTTGGGTTTAATGAGAAATCTGGATCTCCCAAACCTGATATAGAACCGCCTCAAAGGCTTGGGAATATTACCACAGTGGTCCCTCATAGCCTCACTATTCAGAAAGAAGTAGAAGCTTTTTCAGGTGTCTCTAGTTCTTCACCTGGCAAAGGTTTACGTGGAGGCATAAAGAAAGAGGCTAATgtttccaagaaagaaaaaggcaaaGCTGAATTAAAATCTTTACGTTCATTGTTGTATGAAAATTCTGATGGACAAG GGAAGGATGGGATGGTAAGACGGGCTGAAGGGAAAGAAGACAAAAGTGGCAGAGTTGAAACCATTGGTAAATCATCTGGAAATATTGCTGGTGGTATGAGGTTGGAGAtacaagataaaagaaaaatctcggATCTTGCATCTAACAGTGGCTTGCAAGGTTCAGGGGAGAATGCAAGAGACAATTTTGTAGGGAATAAATTAAAGGGAAAGATAAAAGAAtttgtcaaaattttcaatcaagAAGCTCCTCCAAACAACGTAACTAATGTTGGCACTCAAGATTATAGATGGAAAAAGAAGGGCACAAGTGGAGCAGATGATGCAGCACGTGTTTCTGCAACCAAGGCagatgggaaaaagaatgtGAACAATTTGAACATGGACAAAACAATGACAAATGGGCAGACAGTG GTAGATCAAACTCTGGAACAACCAGAGAAGTCACATTTTATCTTGAACAACCGCACCCATAAAGCTTACAATACTTCCTCTGGATTGACCGGTATCTCAGTGTCATCCTATG AAACTATTCCGGCAAGTTTTAAGGCACCACTTGTGAATGTAGAGGAATATCATCATGAAGATCTTCTAGGCAGCTACCTG GTGAAAGAATCATCTGCTAACCAGAACAGACAACAACAAACTGCTGAATATTGTGAAGAAATCCAG ATTTCAGAAGCCAGAATACGGCAGTGGTCAAAtggaaaggaaacaaatatcCGTGCACTGCTTTCAACTTTGCAATAT gttcgaaacttggaaacacCCTCTCCTACAAAGCAGGGGGTACgtctgcatacatttgcccctcccagatcctgcagtagtgggagcctctgCATCGGGACGCTCTATGttttttttctcacaaaatGA
- the LOC122084597 gene encoding J domain-containing protein required for chloroplast accumulation response 1-like isoform X2 encodes MERFSYRDHILSGLGHSSPRTSFGDPGSLSKNPSRNSDLDFSDVFGGPPRHSSVHGMRHSLGNTQDSYENGVESEEEEKVLVSRSSWSVLREKPVFGEEGLVRRRYPSANFLDDIFRGDQSSSSTPRKPDRDPFSSTQASRILSPVCPASKPDQHFGPSSLPRQLSLPSKLAKGMEFPVSSTSTSRSSYRSKDGAQNSGFPSSPCAFTARVSNQVILQGQEDLKIDARPCYRQSPLSHEFPLSSGESSKAIRCGNEEKREHREKGSIRSEMHEQQCHFSIYKWASKGVLAMPFRGGNSSSSKERGSGLSRSRLKERGKIKIVASELSNDIPSLNDNTSSVDSSFHIKCENQGSTLVLNSVAADRMDSFGFNEKSGSPKPDIEPPQRLGNITTVVPHSLTIQKEVEAFSGVSSSSPGKGLRGGIKKEANVSKKEKGKAELKSLRSLLYENSDGQGKDGMVRRAEGKEDKSGRVETIGKSSGNIAGGMRLEIQDKRKISDLASNSGLQGSGENARDNFVGNKLKGKIKEFVKIFNQEAPPNNVTNVGTQDYRWKKKGTSGADDAARVSATKADGKKNVNNLNMDKTMTNGQTVVDQTLEQPEKSHFILNNRTHKAYNTSSGLTGISVSSYETIPASFKAPLVNVEEYHHEDLLGSYLVKESSANQNRQQQTAEYCEEIQISEARIRQWSNGKETNIRALLSTLQYVLWPESGWKPVPLVDIIEGNSVKKAYQKALLCLHPDKLQQKGVAPQQKYVAEKVYDILQDAWTHFNSLSTF; translated from the exons ATGGAGAGATTTTCTTATAGAGATCATATTCTGTCTGGATTGGGGCACAGTAGTCCACGGACATCATTCGGTGACCCTGGTTCTTTATCAAAGAACCCATCCAGAAACTCTGATTTGGATTTCAGTGACGTATTTGGTGGCCCCCCaaggcattcttcagtccatgGAATGCGGCACAGCCTTGGTAATACTCAAGATTCCTACGAAAATGGAGTGGAaagtgaggaagaagaaaaagtactTGTCTCTAGGAGTTCGTGGTCTGTTCTGAGAGAGAAGCCAGTTTTTGGTGAGGAAGGTCTTGTCCGGAGGAGATACCCAAGTGCTAATTTCTTGGACGATATTTTTAGAGGTGACCAGTCTTCAAGCTCAACTCCTAGGAAGCCTGATCGGGATCCTTTCTCTTCAACACAAGCTTCTAGGATCCTAAGCCCTGTCTGCCCGGCATCTAAACCTGATCAACATTTTGGCCCCTCATCACTCCCTAGACAGCTCAG CCTTCCTTCAAAATTGGCAAAAGGGATGGAATTTCCGGTTTCCAGTACTTCTACTAGTCGTAGTTCTTATAGAAGCAAGGATGGTGCTCAAAATTCTGGTTTTCCATCTTCCCCATGTGCTTTCACAGCTAGAGTTTCAAACCAAGTGATCCTGCAGGGACAAGAGGATTTGAAAATTGATGCTCGGCCCTGTTATCGCCAGAGTCCTTTATCACATGAGTTTCCTCTTAGCAGTGGGGAGTCATCCAAAGCCATCAGATGTGGTAATGAGGAAAAAAGGGAACACCGGGAGAAAGGTTCAATTCGTTCAGAAATGCATGAGCAACAATGTCACTTTTCTATATACAAATGGGCAAGCAAAGGAGTATTAGCGATGCCCTTTAGGGGAGGAAATAGTTCAAGCTCAAAAGAGAGGGGTAGTGGTTTGAGTAGGTCAAGATTAAAAGAAAGGGGCAAAATTAAGATTGTAGCAAGTgaattatctaatgatattCCCTCTCTAAATGATAATACATCATCCGTGGACAGCTCGTTTCACATTAAATGTGAAAATCAAGGCAGTACTCTGGTTCTTAATTCAGTTGCTGCAGATAGAATGGATTCATTTGGGTTTAATGAGAAATCTGGATCTCCCAAACCTGATATAGAACCGCCTCAAAGGCTTGGGAATATTACCACAGTGGTCCCTCATAGCCTCACTATTCAGAAAGAAGTAGAAGCTTTTTCAGGTGTCTCTAGTTCTTCACCTGGCAAAGGTTTACGTGGAGGCATAAAGAAAGAGGCTAATgtttccaagaaagaaaaaggcaaaGCTGAATTAAAATCTTTACGTTCATTGTTGTATGAAAATTCTGATGGACAAG GGAAGGATGGGATGGTAAGACGGGCTGAAGGGAAAGAAGACAAAAGTGGCAGAGTTGAAACCATTGGTAAATCATCTGGAAATATTGCTGGTGGTATGAGGTTGGAGAtacaagataaaagaaaaatctcggATCTTGCATCTAACAGTGGCTTGCAAGGTTCAGGGGAGAATGCAAGAGACAATTTTGTAGGGAATAAATTAAAGGGAAAGATAAAAGAAtttgtcaaaattttcaatcaagAAGCTCCTCCAAACAACGTAACTAATGTTGGCACTCAAGATTATAGATGGAAAAAGAAGGGCACAAGTGGAGCAGATGATGCAGCACGTGTTTCTGCAACCAAGGCagatgggaaaaagaatgtGAACAATTTGAACATGGACAAAACAATGACAAATGGGCAGACAGTG GTAGATCAAACTCTGGAACAACCAGAGAAGTCACATTTTATCTTGAACAACCGCACCCATAAAGCTTACAATACTTCCTCTGGATTGACCGGTATCTCAGTGTCATCCTATG AAACTATTCCGGCAAGTTTTAAGGCACCACTTGTGAATGTAGAGGAATATCATCATGAAGATCTTCTAGGCAGCTACCTG GTGAAAGAATCATCTGCTAACCAGAACAGACAACAACAAACTGCTGAATATTGTGAAGAAATCCAG ATTTCAGAAGCCAGAATACGGCAGTGGTCAAAtggaaaggaaacaaatatcCGTGCACTGCTTTCAACTTTGCAATAT GTTCTTTGGCCTGAGAGTGGATGGAAGCCTGTTCCCCTTGTAGATATAATTGAAGGAAATTCTGTGAAGAAAGCCTATCAAAAAGCATTACTGTGCCTGCACCCAGACAAGCTACAACAGAAAGGTGTTGCACCCCAGCAAAAATACGTTGCAGAAAAGGTCTATGACATTTTGCAG GATGCATGGACTCATTTCAATTCACTGAGTACATTTTGA
- the LOC122085095 gene encoding serine/threonine/tyrosine-protein kinase HT1-like, whose product MAKEMYFEGKQPIKSIFLTHSHHQNEKGQIDEHVIVEDQIEIDESLKIDINLLTVKTLISSGGQSAVYEGRYKGVPVALKIISQLAVSNASLDNKDKILREIMILSRVKHENVVKFIGASSHPTFIIVMEYLKNGSLKNYLRRIKPYGGIDLKCSINFALDISEAMECLHSNGIIHRDLKPSNLLLSENFEKLKLCDFGLAREESLTENMTAGSGTLRWMAPEMFGEGSLKRGDKVHYDHKVDVYSFSMILWEMLNNCIPFEGMGNFQAAYAAKQKAIRPSLENVPKGIATLLKMCWAADPSHRPEFIHITKALSEFLITLTPSPYTPRLCTIEEDVEDHLIISKRVEGDSTSGSGSAIVIANPMVQEVQEVKANVDKFNSSLYSKICKLFGLCFSKKI is encoded by the exons ATGGCGAAGGAAATGTATTTTGAAGGCAAACAACCCATCAAATCCATATTCCTTACTCACTCTCACCACCAAAATGAGAAGGGACAGATTGATGAACATGTAATTGTTGAAGATCAGATCGAAATTGATGAATCCTTGAAGATCGATATCAATCTTCTCACTGTGAAGACATTGATCAGCTCAGGTGGACAGTCGGCTGTCTACGAAGGGCG GTACAAAGGTGTTCCAGTGGCTCTAAAGATCATATCACAATTGGCTGTATCAAATGCGAGTCTTGATAACAAGGATAAGATTCTAAGGGAAATTATGATATTATCTCGAGTGAAGCATGAAAATGTAGTGAAG TTTATTGGTGCTTCGTCTCATCCAACTTTTATTATAGTAATGGAGTATTTGAAAAATGGATCACTTAAGAATTATTTGCGCAGAATCAAACCTTATGGTGGTATAGATTTGAAATGTTCTATAAACTTCGCTTTGGATATTTCTGAAGCTATGGAATGCTTGCACAGTAATGGAATCATTCACAGAGACCTGAAGCCAAGTAATCTACTTTTAAGTGAAAActttgaaaaattgaaattgtgTGACTTTGGACTCGCAAGGGAAGAGTCTCTAACTGAAAATATGACTGCTGGGTCTGGAACACTTCGCTGGATGGCTCCTGAG ATGTTTGGTGAAGGATCACTTAAACGAGGTGATAAGGTACACTATGATCACAAGGTTGATGTCTACAGTTTCTCCATGATTTTATGGGAAATGCTTAACAATTGCATACCATTCGAAGGGATGGGTAACTTCCAAGCAGCCTATGCTGCAAAGCAG AAAGCCATAAGACCTAGTTTGGAGAATGTACCAAAGGGAATTGCCACACTCTTGAAGATGTGTTGGGCAGCTGACCCTAGCCACCGCCCTGAATTCATCCATATCACCAAAGCTTTATCTGAATTTCTCATTACTCTTACTCCATCACCCTACACTCCTCGGCTGTGCACAATTGAAGAAGATGTAGAAGACCATTTAATCATCAGCAAGAGAGTAGAAGGAGATAGCACTTCTGGCTCTGGCTCTGCCATTGTCATTGCCAATCCCATGGTCCAGGAGGTTCAAGAGGTTAAGGCTAATGTTGACAAGTTCAACAGCTCTTTATACTCCAAAATCTGTAAATTATTTGGTCTCTGCTTCTCCAAGAAGATTTGA
- the LOC122084818 gene encoding serine/threonine/tyrosine-protein kinase HT1-like: MGKETVFTGRAVDKHMIVEDHIEIDQSLLIDTNFLTVSSLISSREHSVIYKGRFKGAPAALKIIKPMNALNVSPDHNDKILREIMMLSRVKHENIEKFIGATVHATFAIVMEFMKSGSLQKYLFRIKPNGGLDLKLCRNFALDISRAMECLHRNGIIHRNLKPSNIHFC, from the exons ATGGGGAAGGAAACAGTTTTCACAGGCAGAGCGGTTGATAAACATATGATTGTTGAAGATCACATCGAAATCGATCAGTCTTTGTTGATTGATACTAATTTTCTCACTGTAAGCTCATTGATCAGCTCACGTGAACATTCGGTTATCTACAAAGGAAG GTTCAAAGGTGCTCCAGCAGCCTTAAAGATCATAAAACCAATGAATGCATTAAATGTGAGTCCTGATCACAACGATAAGATTCTAAGGGAGATTATGATGCTATCTCGAGTGAAGCATGAAAATATAGAGAAG TTTATTGGTGCCACTGTGCATGCAACTTTCGCAATAGTAATGGAGTTCATGAAAAGTGGATCACTTCAGAAATATTTGTTCAGAATCAAACCTAATGGCGGTTTAGATTTGAAACTCTGTAGAAACTTTGCTTTGGATATTTCTAGAGCTATGGAATGCTTACACAGAAATGGCATCATTCACAGAAACCTGAAACCAAGTAATATACATTTTTGTTAG